A genomic stretch from Kribbella amoyensis includes:
- a CDS encoding methylated-DNA--[protein]-cysteine S-methyltransferase, with protein sequence MTYAVIGSPIGELTLVGTDAGELTGLYMEQHRYRPEPATFGERDDTILADVVQQLKEYFAGERTTFDVRVKAAGTPFQQEVWAALTTIPYGETTTYGELARVLGRPATASRAVGLANGKNPISIIVPCHRVIGSTGDLTGYGGGLGRKRALLDHERSAHHLF encoded by the coding sequence GTGACGTACGCCGTGATCGGCAGCCCGATCGGCGAGCTCACGCTGGTCGGGACCGACGCGGGCGAGCTGACCGGGCTCTACATGGAGCAGCACCGGTACCGCCCGGAGCCGGCGACGTTCGGCGAGCGCGACGACACGATCCTGGCCGACGTGGTCCAGCAGCTGAAGGAGTACTTCGCGGGGGAGCGCACCACGTTCGACGTCCGGGTCAAGGCGGCCGGGACGCCGTTCCAGCAGGAGGTGTGGGCCGCGCTCACCACCATCCCGTACGGCGAGACCACCACGTACGGCGAGTTGGCCCGCGTCCTCGGCCGGCCGGCGACCGCGTCCCGCGCGGTCGGCCTGGCCAACGGCAAGAACCCGATCAGCATCATCGTCCCGTGCCACCGCGTGATCGGCTCGACCGGCGACCTGACCGGCTACGGCGGCGGCCTCGGCCGGAAGCGGGCCCTGCTCGACCACGAAAGGTCCGCGCACCACCTCTTCTAG
- a CDS encoding GntR family transcriptional regulator: MFDDRSPIYLQIADQIKNDIVTGALAEDEQVMSTNQYAAFYRINPATAAKGFAQLVDEGVLYKKRGIGMFVSPNARDLLRTGRRDSFFAEVVDPMIQEAKAIGVPLRDVVQHIQKEEQ; encoded by the coding sequence GTGTTCGACGATCGCAGCCCGATCTATCTCCAGATCGCGGACCAGATCAAGAACGACATCGTCACGGGTGCCCTCGCCGAGGACGAACAGGTCATGTCGACGAACCAGTACGCGGCGTTCTACCGGATCAACCCCGCGACCGCGGCCAAGGGCTTCGCCCAGCTGGTCGATGAGGGCGTGCTCTACAAGAAGCGTGGCATCGGCATGTTCGTCAGCCCGAACGCGCGGGACCTGCTCCGGACCGGCCGGCGGGACTCGTTCTTCGCCGAGGTGGTGGATCCGATGATCCAGGAGGCCAAGGCGATCGGCGTCCCGCTGCGTGACGTCGTCCAGCACATCCAGAAGGAGGAACAGTGA
- a CDS encoding GOLPH3/VPS74 family protein yields MTLRAAPKVALGKRTAPASVPARLYLLACDPTTGRLAGGSRLGLVLRAAALVDLQFSGHLVDDNGRVAVKTGPTPADPVLAGVLEGIGASGPRKWGYWVGRRPRAMVRDVRDELVRSQVIRVEPYRRYGVVPAERITVRQPLLRRQLLQAATDTLRPARLVTRVDLADAALAVLAATGDLRPILSKDQRTRHKDRLAQLAVRVGPVVPALRKAIQHQSAAASSGG; encoded by the coding sequence ATGACGCTCCGCGCAGCCCCGAAAGTTGCTCTTGGCAAACGAACTGCGCCGGCCTCGGTACCGGCCCGGCTGTACCTGCTCGCCTGTGACCCCACCACCGGCCGCCTGGCCGGTGGTTCCCGGCTCGGCCTGGTCCTGCGGGCTGCCGCGCTGGTGGACCTGCAGTTCTCCGGTCACCTGGTCGACGACAACGGCCGCGTTGCCGTCAAGACCGGTCCGACCCCGGCCGACCCGGTGCTCGCGGGGGTGCTCGAGGGCATCGGGGCCTCGGGGCCGCGGAAGTGGGGGTACTGGGTGGGTCGCCGGCCGCGGGCGATGGTCCGCGACGTCCGCGACGAGCTCGTCCGGTCGCAGGTGATCCGCGTCGAGCCGTACCGGCGGTACGGGGTGGTCCCGGCCGAGCGGATCACCGTGCGGCAGCCGTTGCTCCGGCGGCAGTTGCTGCAGGCCGCGACCGACACGCTGCGGCCGGCCCGGCTGGTCACCCGGGTGGACCTGGCCGACGCGGCCCTCGCCGTCCTCGCCGCCACCGGTGACCTTCGGCCGATCCTGTCGAAGGACCAGCGCACCCGGCACAAGGACCGGCTCGCCCAGCTCGCGGTCCGGGTCGGGCCCGTCGTTCCCGCACTCCGCAAGGCGATCCAGCACCAGAGCGCCGCCGCCTCTTCCGGCGGCTGA
- a CDS encoding LacI family DNA-binding transcriptional regulator has protein sequence MATLKQVAAHADVSVQTVSNALNAPHRLRPDTLRRVNQSIEALHYRPNRNARSLRTSAVELIGYCVPSPPNGQAHLVMDQFLHALCSAAETTGRHILLFTAPTGLEGMPTYEDLLARRLVDGFVLSQTQTHDPRHGWLKEQRIPFVSFGRVWKETSQPGPFVDVDGAAGCAAATRHLYATGRRRIAFLSWPKSSGLAEDRMGGWRQTCKELGLPTTGLAKRCPKDSIEAGARATAELLDAAEPVDGIVAVSDVLALGVLRELGARGYTAGVDVGVTGFDDSPLASVVSPGLTSIRQPMDEIAGALITLLTGPAGTGTEHLLQPELVIRGSSAPG, from the coding sequence GTGGCCACGTTGAAGCAGGTCGCGGCGCACGCGGACGTCTCGGTGCAGACCGTGTCGAACGCGCTGAACGCCCCGCACCGACTCCGGCCGGACACCCTGCGCCGGGTGAACCAGTCGATCGAGGCGCTGCACTACCGCCCCAACCGGAACGCCCGCAGCCTGCGGACCAGTGCCGTCGAACTGATCGGGTACTGCGTCCCGAGCCCGCCGAACGGCCAGGCGCACCTGGTGATGGACCAGTTCCTGCACGCCCTGTGCAGCGCGGCCGAGACGACCGGCCGGCACATCCTGCTGTTCACCGCGCCGACCGGGCTCGAGGGCATGCCGACGTACGAGGACCTGCTCGCGCGCCGCCTGGTCGACGGGTTCGTGCTGTCCCAGACGCAGACGCACGACCCGCGGCACGGCTGGCTCAAGGAGCAGCGGATCCCGTTCGTCTCGTTCGGCCGGGTCTGGAAGGAGACCAGCCAGCCCGGCCCGTTCGTCGACGTCGACGGCGCGGCCGGTTGCGCGGCGGCGACCCGGCACCTGTACGCGACCGGGCGACGGCGGATCGCCTTCCTCAGCTGGCCGAAGTCCTCGGGCCTCGCGGAGGACCGGATGGGCGGCTGGCGCCAGACCTGCAAGGAGCTCGGCCTGCCGACCACCGGCCTGGCCAAGCGCTGCCCCAAGGACAGTATCGAGGCCGGCGCCCGGGCGACCGCGGAGCTGCTCGACGCGGCCGAACCGGTGGACGGGATCGTTGCCGTCAGCGACGTTCTCGCGCTCGGCGTGCTCCGCGAACTCGGCGCGCGCGGGTACACCGCGGGCGTCGACGTCGGCGTCACCGGCTTCGACGACTCCCCGCTCGCCTCGGTCGTGTCCCCCGGCCTGACCAGCATCCGGCAGCCGATGGACGAGATCGCCGGCGCGCTCATCACCCTGCTCACCGGTCCCGCCGGCACCGGGACCGAACACCTGCTGCAGCCCGAACTGGTGATCAGGGGCAGCTCGGCTCCTGGCTGA
- a CDS encoding ATP-binding cassette domain-containing protein, with product MTGLAVRTENLTVRFGDQTALDGLDLRLAAGKIHGLLGRNGSGKSTLAAILAGFRQADAGQVLLSGGDLGDPRSPFEDAVVTSRICLIRESGDMGDTAQVRQVLGLAASLRPYWDADLAGELVDRFELPLGKRVQKLSRGKKSALGVVLGLASRAPLTIFDESYLGMDVPSRELFYDALLADYAEVPRTILLSTHLVGEVSAMLEEVVILDRGRLVTQAPVDTLRGRGASIVGPAGAVDELTAGLTVLAEQRLGGTKSTTVLGDLDAALLAQARSAGLEIGQVGLQELFVHLTTPAQGGAR from the coding sequence GTGACGGGGCTGGCGGTGCGGACCGAGAACCTGACCGTGCGGTTCGGCGATCAGACGGCGCTGGACGGTCTCGACCTGCGGTTGGCGGCCGGCAAGATCCATGGGCTGCTGGGCCGCAACGGCTCGGGCAAGAGCACGCTGGCCGCGATCCTGGCCGGCTTCCGCCAGGCCGACGCGGGCCAGGTGCTGCTGTCCGGTGGCGACCTCGGCGACCCGCGCTCGCCGTTCGAGGACGCGGTCGTGACGAGCCGGATCTGCCTGATCCGCGAGTCCGGCGACATGGGCGACACCGCCCAGGTCCGGCAGGTCCTGGGGCTGGCCGCGAGCCTGCGGCCGTACTGGGACGCCGACCTGGCCGGCGAGCTCGTCGACCGGTTCGAGCTCCCGCTCGGCAAGCGGGTGCAGAAGCTGTCCCGGGGCAAGAAGTCGGCTCTCGGGGTCGTGCTCGGCCTGGCCAGCCGGGCTCCGTTGACCATCTTCGACGAGAGCTACCTCGGCATGGACGTCCCGTCGCGCGAGCTGTTCTACGACGCCCTGCTCGCCGACTACGCCGAGGTGCCGCGGACGATCCTGCTGTCCACCCATCTGGTCGGCGAGGTCAGCGCGATGCTCGAGGAAGTGGTCATCCTGGATCGCGGCCGCCTGGTCACGCAGGCACCGGTGGACACCCTGCGCGGCCGCGGTGCGTCCATCGTCGGCCCGGCCGGAGCTGTCGACGAGCTCACCGCCGGACTCACCGTGCTGGCCGAACAGAGGCTCGGCGGGACCAAGTCCACCACCGTGCTGGGCGACCTGGACGCCGCGCTGCTCGCCCAGGCACGCTCGGCCGGCCTGGAGATCGGCCAGGTCGGTCTGCAGGAACTGTTCGTCCATCTCACCACGCCGGCCCAGGGAGGAGCCCGATGA
- a CDS encoding SDR family NAD(P)-dependent oxidoreductase, producing MTELTGKLALVTGGSRGIGAATAVALAEAGADVALTYQHAAEDAAAVVKRIEAAGRRGFAFQADAADATAVETVVGRAADALGGLDILVNNAGVGAAGMITDVTTEDLDRVLAINVRGAYVAARAAAARLSDGGRVIHVGSTIAERNAGPGMTLYGMSKAAIAGLSKGLARDLGPRGITSNVVQPGPVDTAMNPADGPFAEAQRAFLATGRFGTPDEIAAAVRYLASPAAGYVTGAELTIDGGHAA from the coding sequence ATGACTGAGTTGACCGGCAAGCTGGCTCTGGTGACCGGTGGCAGCCGTGGGATCGGCGCGGCCACGGCGGTCGCGCTGGCGGAGGCGGGCGCCGACGTGGCGCTGACGTACCAGCACGCGGCCGAGGACGCGGCGGCCGTGGTGAAGCGGATCGAGGCGGCCGGGCGGCGCGGATTCGCCTTCCAGGCCGACGCCGCGGACGCGACGGCGGTCGAGACCGTGGTGGGCCGGGCCGCCGACGCGCTCGGCGGGCTGGACATCCTGGTGAACAACGCCGGTGTCGGCGCGGCCGGGATGATCACCGACGTCACCACCGAGGACCTCGACCGGGTCCTGGCGATCAACGTGCGCGGCGCGTACGTCGCGGCCCGGGCGGCCGCGGCCCGGTTGTCCGACGGCGGCCGGGTGATCCACGTCGGCAGCACCATCGCCGAACGCAACGCGGGCCCGGGGATGACGCTGTACGGGATGAGCAAGGCCGCGATCGCCGGCCTCAGCAAGGGCCTGGCCCGGGACCTCGGACCGCGCGGCATCACCTCGAACGTCGTCCAGCCCGGCCCGGTGGACACCGCGATGAACCCGGCGGACGGCCCGTTCGCCGAGGCGCAGCGTGCGTTCCTCGCCACCGGCCGCTTCGGCACCCCCGACGAGATCGCCGCGGCCGTCCGGTACCTGGCGAGCCCGGCGGCCGGGTACGTCACCGGCGCCGAGCTGACCATCGACGGCGGCCACGCGGCCTGA
- a CDS encoding GNAT family N-acetyltransferase yields MTTELTTDRLLLRGWTEADREPFAALNADPAVMEHFPARMTRAESDGLIDRVSAGHAERGFGLWALEVRDTGRFIGFTGLAVPSFEAHFLPAVEIGWRLSKDAWGNGYATEAARAALAYGFGPAGLAEIVSFTATTNLPSQRVMQRIGMSHDEAGDFDHPRLEKGHRLERHVLYRITKAQWEADA; encoded by the coding sequence ATGACCACAGAGCTGACCACCGACCGACTGCTGCTGCGTGGCTGGACCGAGGCCGACCGCGAGCCGTTCGCGGCGCTGAACGCGGACCCGGCCGTGATGGAACACTTCCCGGCCCGGATGACCCGGGCCGAGAGCGACGGGCTGATCGACCGGGTGAGCGCCGGCCATGCGGAACGCGGGTTCGGTCTGTGGGCGCTGGAGGTCCGCGACACCGGCCGGTTCATCGGGTTCACCGGGCTGGCGGTGCCGAGCTTCGAGGCGCACTTCCTGCCGGCCGTCGAGATCGGCTGGCGCCTGTCGAAGGATGCCTGGGGCAACGGTTATGCGACCGAGGCGGCCCGGGCCGCGCTGGCGTACGGATTCGGGCCGGCCGGGCTGGCCGAGATCGTGTCGTTCACCGCGACGACGAACCTGCCGTCCCAGCGGGTGATGCAGCGGATCGGGATGAGCCACGACGAGGCCGGCGACTTCGACCACCCGCGGCTGGAGAAGGGGCACCGGCTGGAGCGGCACGTGCTCTACCGGATCACCAAGGCACAGTGGGAGGCGGACGCGTGA
- a CDS encoding ABC transporter ATP-binding protein — MPENDLVVVESLHKAYGATVAVDDVSLTVRPGEIFGILGPNGAGKTTTVESIAGLRTPDRGTVRVAGLDPHRRRTEITSLIGVQLQASELPDKIRPLEALRLYASFYPAPRDPADLLEQLGLTKVKDTPFAKLSGGQKQRLSIALALIGNPRLAILDELTTGLDPQARRDTWELVRQIRDAGVTIVLVTHFMEEAEYLCDRIAIIDNGRVVALDTPAGLVAAARSEQRLSFRLPAELPDDSVLTALPAVHTVSRDQDRIIVTGNDDVLVAVVTELAGRGLAPIDLQTERTTLDDAFLALAGRNFEGAQ; from the coding sequence ATGCCCGAAAACGACCTGGTCGTCGTCGAGAGCCTGCACAAGGCGTACGGCGCCACCGTGGCCGTCGACGACGTCAGCCTGACCGTCCGGCCCGGAGAGATCTTCGGCATCCTCGGCCCGAACGGCGCCGGCAAGACCACCACCGTCGAGTCGATCGCCGGGCTCCGGACGCCGGACCGCGGTACCGTCCGGGTGGCCGGCCTGGACCCGCACCGGCGCCGGACCGAGATCACCTCGCTGATCGGCGTCCAGCTCCAGGCCAGCGAGCTGCCGGACAAGATCCGGCCACTGGAGGCGCTGCGGCTGTACGCGTCGTTCTACCCGGCGCCGCGGGACCCGGCCGACCTGCTCGAGCAGCTCGGGCTGACCAAGGTGAAGGACACCCCGTTCGCCAAGCTGTCCGGTGGCCAGAAGCAGCGGCTGTCGATCGCGCTCGCGTTGATCGGCAACCCGCGGCTGGCCATCCTCGACGAACTCACCACCGGCCTGGACCCGCAGGCCCGCCGGGACACCTGGGAGCTGGTCCGGCAGATCCGCGACGCCGGCGTGACGATCGTCCTGGTCACCCACTTCATGGAGGAGGCCGAGTACCTCTGCGACCGGATCGCGATCATCGACAACGGCCGAGTGGTCGCGCTCGACACCCCGGCGGGCCTGGTCGCTGCGGCCCGGTCGGAGCAGCGGCTGAGCTTCCGGCTGCCGGCCGAGCTGCCGGACGACAGCGTGCTCACCGCCCTCCCGGCGGTGCACACCGTCAGCCGGGACCAGGACCGCATCATTGTCACCGGCAACGATGACGTCCTGGTCGCCGTCGTCACCGAACTCGCGGGCCGTGGGCTCGCCCCGATCGACCTGCAGACCGAGCGGACCACCTTGGACGACGCGTTCCTCGCGTTGGCCGGCCGGAACTTCGAAGGAGCGCAGTGA
- a CDS encoding ABC transporter permease, translated as MSQTLALTRIETKLFLRDWPGLFFVFVLPLGLLSVFSLIGGDDGADAGIPAGFLPSMAIGIGIALLGLATLPMILAGYREKGVLRRLSTTPVRPAKLLMAQLLLHLVAAALVIVLIVGAGSLLFGAELPGSPLQFGVSAALYSVSQLAIGLVIAGLVPTAKTASLVGNLLLFPSMFFAGVWTPGDVMPESLRWLRDVTPMGAGMSGLQDSWAGGWPDPVHLIALVVATVVCVAAAARFFRWE; from the coding sequence ATGAGCCAGACCCTTGCCCTGACCCGGATCGAGACCAAGCTGTTCCTGCGGGACTGGCCCGGCCTGTTCTTCGTCTTCGTGCTGCCGCTCGGCCTGCTGTCGGTGTTCTCGCTGATCGGCGGGGACGACGGGGCCGACGCGGGGATCCCGGCCGGCTTCCTGCCGTCGATGGCGATCGGGATCGGGATCGCCCTGCTCGGCCTGGCGACCCTGCCGATGATCCTGGCCGGCTACCGGGAGAAGGGCGTACTGCGCCGGCTGTCCACCACGCCGGTCCGTCCGGCCAAGCTGCTGATGGCCCAGTTGCTGCTGCACCTGGTCGCGGCCGCTCTGGTGATCGTGCTGATCGTCGGCGCCGGTTCGTTGCTCTTCGGCGCGGAACTGCCCGGCTCGCCGCTGCAGTTCGGCGTCTCCGCCGCGCTGTACTCGGTGTCGCAGCTCGCGATCGGGCTGGTGATCGCCGGCCTGGTCCCGACCGCGAAGACGGCCAGTCTCGTCGGCAACCTGCTGCTCTTCCCGAGCATGTTCTTCGCCGGGGTGTGGACGCCGGGTGACGTGATGCCCGAGTCGTTGCGCTGGCTGCGCGACGTCACCCCGATGGGCGCCGGGATGAGCGGCCTGCAGGACTCGTGGGCCGGTGGCTGGCCCGACCCGGTGCACCTGATCGCGCTCGTCGTCGCAACAGTCGTTTGTGTAGCAGCCGCCGCGCGCTTCTTCCGTTGGGAGTGA
- a CDS encoding AlkA N-terminal domain-containing protein encodes MSVRPVMLDDVYECVERCVRAVQSKDARFDGWFFTAVLTTRIYCRPSCPVVPPKVENMRFYPSAAAAQQAGFRACKRCRPDASPGSPEWNDRADVVARAMRLIADGVVDRDGVPGLATQLGYSVRQVQRQLLAELGAGPLALARAQRAQTARLLIETSELRMADVAFAAGFSSVRAFNETVQDVFALSPTELRGRAKRGAPPAAPGTIALRLPFRAPLTPDNLFGHLIATGVPGVEEWHNGFYRRTLRLPHGHGVVSLKPMPDHIACQLSLTDQRDLAIAISRCRRMLDLDADPIAVDEQLRTDPVLAPLIAKAPGRRVPRTVDGAEFAVRAVLGQQVSTAAARTHASRLVQAYGEPVEDPGGGLTHLFPRMDALAGLDPETLAFPKSRRTTLTTLIATLAAGEIDLGAGADWDQAREQLAALPGIGPWTVESIAMRALGDPDAFVASDLGVRYAARDLGLPESPKPLIEHARAWRPWRAYAVQYLWATGDHAINTIPAE; translated from the coding sequence GTGTCGGTGCGGCCGGTGATGCTGGACGACGTGTACGAATGTGTCGAGCGGTGTGTGCGGGCGGTGCAGTCGAAGGACGCGCGGTTCGACGGGTGGTTCTTCACCGCGGTCCTGACCACGCGGATCTACTGCCGGCCGAGTTGCCCGGTGGTGCCGCCGAAGGTCGAGAACATGCGCTTCTACCCGAGCGCGGCGGCCGCCCAGCAGGCCGGGTTCCGGGCCTGCAAGCGGTGCCGGCCGGATGCCAGCCCGGGTTCGCCGGAGTGGAACGACCGGGCCGACGTGGTCGCCCGGGCGATGCGCCTGATCGCCGACGGCGTGGTCGACCGCGACGGTGTGCCCGGCCTCGCGACCCAGCTCGGGTACAGCGTGCGTCAGGTCCAGCGGCAGCTGCTCGCCGAGCTCGGTGCCGGTCCGCTGGCGTTGGCGCGAGCGCAGCGGGCCCAGACGGCGCGGCTGCTGATCGAGACGAGTGAGCTGCGGATGGCCGACGTGGCGTTCGCGGCCGGGTTCTCGAGTGTGCGGGCCTTCAACGAGACCGTGCAGGACGTCTTCGCCCTCTCACCGACCGAGCTGCGGGGCCGCGCCAAACGGGGTGCGCCGCCGGCCGCGCCCGGTACCATCGCGCTCCGCCTGCCGTTCCGCGCCCCGTTGACCCCGGACAACCTGTTCGGCCACCTGATCGCGACCGGCGTACCGGGTGTCGAGGAGTGGCACAACGGCTTCTACCGCAGGACTTTGCGGCTTCCGCACGGCCACGGCGTGGTCTCGCTCAAGCCGATGCCGGACCACATCGCCTGCCAGTTGTCGCTGACCGACCAGCGGGACCTCGCGATCGCGATCAGCCGGTGCCGCCGGATGCTCGACCTGGACGCGGACCCGATCGCCGTGGACGAGCAGCTCCGGACCGACCCTGTGCTCGCACCGCTGATCGCGAAGGCACCGGGCCGCCGGGTCCCGCGGACCGTCGACGGCGCCGAGTTCGCGGTCCGCGCGGTGCTCGGGCAGCAGGTGTCCACGGCCGCCGCCCGGACCCACGCGAGCCGGCTCGTCCAGGCGTACGGCGAACCGGTGGAGGATCCGGGTGGCGGGCTGACCCACCTCTTTCCGCGGATGGACGCGTTGGCCGGGCTGGATCCCGAGACGCTCGCCTTCCCGAAGTCCCGGCGGACCACGCTGACCACCCTGATCGCGACCCTCGCGGCCGGCGAGATCGACCTCGGCGCGGGCGCGGACTGGGACCAGGCGCGCGAGCAACTCGCCGCGTTGCCGGGGATCGGCCCGTGGACGGTCGAGTCGATCGCGATGCGCGCGCTCGGCGACCCGGACGCCTTCGTGGCCAGCGATCTGGGTGTACGGTACGCCGCCCGGGATCTAGGATTGCCCGAATCCCCCAAACCCCTCATCGAGCACGCGCGCGCCTGGCGACCCTGGCGGGCGTACGCGGTGCAGTACCTGTGGGCGACCGGGGACCACGCCATCAACACGATCCCCGCGGAGTGA
- a CDS encoding glycogen debranching protein, translating to MTSRPVGRTTGTRVRPPGRLRAAKAGRTGAIGLLALSTVLAGAAATASADSSETTGTTSTANLANALQTGPELSETTRLQDRRSLVVGDRAYAMGDESGLYPATGWHIRGEMGGFWSQPIKLLDGLWFGVDGAWLGKQVPAAKYTSGHGYQRIDYGGSLGIQRTDFVPDGLRATVVGLTLTSATAKTVSLDVDAHSELMPSYPWGWTAPGAAQNNLADTGSYADGALEFRDQGTPPFQNAEAHDYTALVGSSLRPKSHALGPNNRGPQDPAVICPADGTAPARCDDSTFGKGTGGRLTYSVDLRPGQARTIWFAVAGSDQSRAEAAREYRRALGDPEKLLKAKIRDRAGIAARSVVDLPGDRLLQRSVEWSKQNLADSVQEARDLRIRDVNEGKSYPAPAGTLDAARWFGAGFPDYPWLFATDGEYTSYAAVAAGQFDTVKAHLRALRDVSDLLNDRSGKVAHEVVPTGDVYFGSNQSAGNTDETVKFPSAVALLWRWTGDDRFRDEMYDFSVRNLRYAYRELDADQDGWLEGLANVERNGMGSEKLDSTVYLARGLRDLADLAASKRDRATEQWATAKAADLEQRFEAQWWVPQALGYADSIDDPDNPANDNTPIFQRHWTGVTPMEAQLARPGRPMTPLASPEHAELALDQREKSCYTGEFGLFHTGTGPTSDPAGNPGASCDPVVSQVKSERAIFSLNTSIMAVAEGNFGRLGKKQQQVYTTGNARIQLDPKVWETPGAMPEIAPSPDAPANIDRPMYDRSMALQAWGAYGVLWPVITQQLGVAPELGHGRLAIVPQLPEGQPKVAGSNIRLGSGAADVSASLVNKELRTEVTVKGVGAKVTVGAVLPTGAKVAAVTVNGRTARYEVVQTTRGTEVRVDARGSSTSLRITLR from the coding sequence ATGACATCCCGCCCTGTCGGACGCACCACCGGCACGAGGGTGCGACCACCCGGCCGACTCCGAGCGGCCAAAGCAGGCCGGACCGGCGCGATCGGTCTGCTCGCCCTCTCCACCGTCCTGGCCGGCGCCGCCGCCACCGCCTCGGCCGACTCCAGCGAAACCACCGGTACCACCAGCACGGCGAACCTGGCGAACGCCCTGCAGACCGGTCCCGAACTGTCCGAGACCACTCGCCTGCAGGACCGGCGATCCCTGGTGGTCGGCGACCGCGCCTACGCGATGGGCGACGAGAGCGGCCTGTACCCCGCGACCGGCTGGCACATCCGCGGTGAGATGGGCGGCTTCTGGTCGCAGCCGATCAAGCTGCTCGACGGACTGTGGTTCGGCGTCGACGGCGCCTGGCTGGGCAAGCAGGTCCCCGCGGCCAAGTACACCAGCGGCCACGGGTACCAGCGCATCGACTACGGCGGCTCGCTCGGGATCCAGCGCACCGACTTCGTCCCCGACGGCCTCCGCGCGACCGTCGTCGGCCTCACCCTCACCTCGGCCACGGCGAAGACGGTGAGCCTCGACGTGGACGCGCACTCCGAACTGATGCCCTCGTACCCGTGGGGCTGGACCGCGCCGGGCGCCGCGCAGAACAACCTGGCCGACACCGGCTCGTACGCGGACGGCGCACTGGAGTTCCGCGACCAGGGCACTCCGCCGTTCCAGAACGCCGAGGCGCACGACTACACCGCGCTCGTCGGATCCTCCTTGCGACCGAAGAGCCACGCCCTCGGCCCGAACAACCGTGGCCCGCAGGACCCGGCCGTGATCTGCCCGGCCGACGGGACCGCGCCCGCCCGCTGCGACGACAGCACGTTCGGCAAGGGTACGGGCGGCCGGCTGACGTACAGCGTCGACCTGCGACCGGGTCAGGCCCGAACGATCTGGTTCGCCGTGGCCGGGTCGGACCAGAGCCGCGCCGAGGCCGCCCGCGAGTACCGCCGGGCCCTGGGCGACCCGGAGAAGTTGCTCAAGGCAAAGATCCGGGACCGGGCCGGGATCGCCGCGCGGTCGGTGGTCGACCTGCCGGGTGACCGGCTGCTGCAGCGAAGCGTCGAGTGGAGCAAGCAGAACCTCGCCGACTCCGTCCAGGAGGCCCGCGACCTGCGCATCCGAGACGTCAACGAGGGCAAGTCGTACCCGGCTCCGGCCGGCACCCTGGACGCGGCGCGCTGGTTCGGCGCCGGCTTCCCGGACTACCCGTGGCTGTTCGCCACCGACGGCGAGTACACCTCGTACGCCGCGGTCGCGGCCGGCCAGTTCGACACGGTGAAGGCGCATCTGCGGGCCCTGCGGGACGTGAGCGACCTGCTCAACGACCGCAGCGGCAAGGTCGCGCACGAGGTGGTCCCGACCGGTGACGTGTACTTCGGGTCGAACCAGAGCGCGGGCAACACCGACGAGACGGTGAAGTTCCCGAGCGCGGTCGCGCTGCTGTGGCGGTGGACCGGCGACGACCGGTTCCGCGACGAGATGTACGACTTCAGCGTCCGCAACCTGCGGTACGCCTATCGCGAGCTGGACGCCGACCAGGACGGCTGGCTCGAAGGCCTGGCGAACGTCGAGCGCAACGGCATGGGCTCGGAGAAGCTGGACAGCACGGTCTACCTGGCTCGCGGCCTCCGCGACCTGGCCGACCTCGCCGCGTCCAAGCGGGACCGGGCGACCGAGCAGTGGGCCACCGCGAAGGCGGCGGACCTGGAGCAGCGGTTCGAGGCGCAGTGGTGGGTCCCGCAGGCGCTCGGGTACGCCGACTCGATCGACGACCCCGACAACCCGGCCAACGACAACACGCCGATCTTCCAGCGGCACTGGACCGGGGTCACGCCGATGGAGGCGCAGCTCGCCCGCCCGGGCCGGCCGATGACGCCGCTGGCCTCGCCGGAACACGCCGAGCTCGCGCTCGACCAACGCGAGAAGTCCTGCTACACGGGCGAATTCGGCCTGTTCCACACCGGTACCGGGCCGACCTCGGACCCGGCCGGCAACCCCGGCGCGTCCTGCGACCCGGTCGTGTCGCAGGTGAAGAGCGAGCGGGCGATCTTCTCGCTGAACACCTCGATCATGGCCGTTGCTGAGGGCAACTTCGGGCGGCTGGGCAAGAAGCAGCAGCAGGTGTACACCACCGGCAACGCCCGGATCCAGCTCGACCCGAAGGTCTGGGAGACGCCGGGCGCGATGCCGGAGATCGCGCCGTCACCGGACGCCCCGGCGAACATCGACCGGCCGATGTACGACCGCTCGATGGCCTTGCAGGCGTGGGGCGCGTACGGCGTGCTCTGGCCGGTGATCACGCAGCAGCTGGGCGTCGCCCCGGAGCTCGGTCACGGCCGGCTCGCGATCGTGCCGCAGCTCCCGGAGGGCCAGCCGAAGGTGGCTGGTAGCAACATCCGGCTCGGCTCCGGTGCGGCTGATGTCTCGGCAAGCCTTGTAAACAAGGAACTTCGGACCGAGGTGACCGTCAAGGGCGTCGGCGCGAAGGTGACGGTCGGCGCGGTCCTGCCGACCGGGGCGAAGGTTGCCGCCGTGACCGTCAACGGCCGCACCGCTCGGTACGAGGTGGTGCAGACGACGCGGGGGACGGAGGTCCGGGTGGACGCTCGCGGGTCCTCGACCAGCTTGCGGATCACGCTGCGCTGA